From Anopheles darlingi chromosome 2, idAnoDarlMG_H_01, whole genome shotgun sequence, the proteins below share one genomic window:
- the LOC125948187 gene encoding protein YIF1B-A, giving the protein MNFNAQAGSDGRPHRLSKKPKRVSDVNAMGSTIPYQQMTSQPPSNQYMPTDPNLQYMANNPSLQYANDPNNYYGQQQAPQPPQPAYGYIPPPTQAPLADVSRQPNHGPGLGMGPPMGQQGGGMGQQFAMFQQPIVQDMAMQYGQRLADQGKEIVHSQIEKYLPTSKLKYYFAVDNLYVIRKLKVIFFPFLHQDWSMKYDHENPVQPLYDINAPDLYIPAMSYITYIVLAGIALGMQNRFSSEQLGIQASSALAYSIFEMVIYTLTLYISNISTSIGTFDLLALTGYKYLAIVAIVASSILLKRTGYYLALIYTSAMLAFFMLRTLKAKVLTEPVQIQSSVGYDPYAQQQTDYHLGRKRKLYFLFLVTGLQPVLAFWLTVHLIVSDPVQGA; this is encoded by the exons ATGAATTTCAACGCTCAAGCTGGATCCGATGGCCGTC CTCACCGGCTATCGAAGAAACCGAAGCGGGTCAGCGATGTGAACGCCATGGGCAGTACGATCCCGTATCAGCAGATGACATCACAGCCGCCCAGCAATCAGTACATGCCTACGGATCCTAATTTGCAGTACATGGCTAACAATCCCAGTCTGCAGTATGCCAATGACCCGAACAACT ATTACGGCCAACAGCAGGCACCGCAGCCACCACAACCAGCTTACGGTTATATACCTCCGCCGACGCAGGCACCACTAGCGGATGTATCTCGACAGCCAAACCATGGGCCAGGGTTGGGCATGGGACCACCCATGGGCCAACAGGGCGGCGGAATGGGCCAACAGTTCGCCATGTTTCAACAACCGATCGTGCAGGATATGGCTATGCAGTACGGTCAGAGATTGGCTGACCAGGGCAAGGAAATTGTCCATTCTCAGATCGAAAAGTACTTGCCAACATCCAAGCTAAAGTACTATTTCGCTGTGGACAATCTGTACGTGATAAGGAAGCTGAAAGTgatcttctttcctttccttcatcAG GATTGGTCTATGAAGTACGATCATGAGAATCCGGTTCAACCGTTGTATGATATTAATGCACCAGACCTGTATATCCCGGCCATGAGCTACATTACTTACATTGTGCTGGCTGGTATTGCCCTGG GCATGCAAAACCGATTTTCCTCGGAACAGCTCGGCATTCAAGCGTCCAGTGCCCTGGCTTACAGCATTTTTGAGATGGTAATCTACACACTGACACTGTACATAAGCAACATCTCGACCTCCATCGGCACATTCGATCTGTTGGCCCTGACCGGCTACAAGTATTTAGCTATCGTTGCGATCGTGGCATCGAGCATACTGTTGAAAAGAACTGGCTACTATCTGGCGCTGATTTATACTTCCGCTATGTTAGCATTCTTCATG TTACGTACGTTGAAAGCCAAAGTATTGACGGAACCAGTTCAGATTCAGAGCTCTGTCGGATACGATCCATatgcgcagcagcagaccgacTATCATCTCGGACGGAAACGCAAGCTGTACTTCCTGTTTCTCGTCACCGGCCTGCAGCCGGTGCTGGCATTTTGGCTGACGGTGCACTTGATCGTAAGCGATCCTGTTCAGGGTGCCTAA
- the LOC125948154 gene encoding WD repeat-containing protein 20, whose amino-acid sequence MALQLDPSGKDDLKTQFATPEGDYRLMTLSEYSRPNRVGYQNNQNSPQVRVSIVSLPAPPPPPPIGQLVAAGTTPNNNNSNNVALAAKPQPFPNGLEHQTASGFSAAPVGGDRICFNYGKELYVYSYRGAKKATDLNKPIDKKLYKGTSPSCHDFNGSAATYEGAPLLVGFSTGQIQLVHPGRREQGKLFNEERYIDKTKVTCLKWIPGSQNQFLVSHASGCIYLYHEDLPCAAATPSYTPYKGGDGYIVLAAKSKATKNPLYKWCFGQHENASINEFCFSPCGQHLAVVSQDGFLRIFHYERMELVGIARSYFGGFLCVCWSPDGKYVVVGGEDDLVTVFSLHEQRVVARGQGHRSWVSVVAFDPYTTSYTSALDGSDELSDEELSLGGSSGREQQRASHQHHHSATGYCHGDGATSANPPSCDKLSAQNRLATCYRLGSVSQDTQICLWDITEDVLRQSFGRVIKSANHTGVKDVLVNGTANGIGSDAKADKFGKAGKASTGAATGTDTVDNVSFKPQLATLPTVGAAIGSNSAYGGGNGGTMKPIGSGGSSAYGNNLNCDDKANSDSSSDKESVDSKIIKRANSGATSEDSIAPGGSGTGTTSTSSTKSSVVAAVIGGKKDKSTGERSKGAGAGAGDSQSNSGGQHSSTFNSITQRLTSLSFGNSGGGGGGGGGGGGAGSGSSTSSGSGGSSCDKNDKPSKSNTGGSGGSGGGKRSIITLGSKSFSNNSNSSNSNSNSLNNNHVLNSNNNNNQSLLSSSGSPSGSGGGGSSSGGGGGMSSTFSALMSSSLSKKGGGGGGTAGSGLIGGFAPCGRIASSYDPMKLIGTPACPRYDDCPVLEPLICKKIAHERLTALIFREDCFLTACQDGFVYTWARPGFVNIPQHLSSTPSAPPGGTVV is encoded by the exons ATGGCCCTGCAACTGGACCCCAGCGGGAAAGATGATTTGAAAACGCAGTTCGCCACCCCCGAAGGGGACTACCGACTCATGACGCTCTCGGAGTACTCCCGGCCGAACCGCGTCGGCTACCAGAACAATCAGAACAGTCCGCAGGTGCGCGTTTCGATCGTGTCGCTTCCGgccccgccgccaccgcccccGATCGGTCAGCTGGTGGCCGCCGGAACCACCcccaataacaacaacagcaataatgTTGCCCTCGCCGCGAAACCGCAACCTTTTCCGAACGGCCTCGAGCACCAAACCGCATCCGGATTCAGCGCGGCACCGGTCGGCGGCGATCGGATATGTTTCAATTACGGCAAAGAGCTCTACGTTTACTCCTACAGGGGCGCCAAGAAG GCAACGGACCTCAACAAACCGATAGACAAGAAGCTGTACAAAGGCACGTCCCCGAGTTGTCACGATTTTAACGGCAGCGCTGCTACGTACGAGGGAGCCCCACTGCTGGTCGGGTTTAGCACGGGTCAGATACAGCTGGTCCATCCGGGCCGCCGAGAACAGGGAAAACTATTCAACGAAGAG AGATATATCGACAAAACTAAAGTTACCTGCCTCAAGTGGATACCGGGATCTCAGAATCAATTTTTGGTGTCGCACGCCAGCGGCTGTATATATCTGTATCACGAGGATCTGCCATGTGCGGCGGCCACGCCAAGCTACACGCCGTACAAGGGTGGCGACGGGTACATCGTGCTGGCGGCCAAGTCGAAGGCAACGAAAAACCCGCTCTACAAATGGTGCTTCGGGCAGCACGAAAATGCCAGCATCAACGAGTTCTGCTTCTCGCCGTGCGGCCAGCATCTGGCCGTCGTATCGCAGGACGGATTCCTGCGCATCTTCCACTACGAGCGCATGGAGCTGGTAGGGATAGCGCGTTCCTACTTCGGTGGCTTCCTGTGCGTCTGCTGGAGCCCGGACGGCAAGTACGTGGTCGTCGGCGGTGAGGACGATCTGGTGACGGTGTTCTCGCTGCACGAGCAGCGGGTTGTGGCCCGGGGCCAGGGACACCGATCATGGGTGTCGGTTGTAGCGTTCGATCCGTACACCACCTCGTACACGAGCGCGCTCGATGGTTCCGATGAACTGTCGGATGAAGAACTGTCGCTGGGCGGCAGCAGTGGGCGTGAACAGCAACGAGCctcccaccaacaccatcattcTGCCACCGGTTACTGTCACGGTGATGGTGCGACCAGTGCGAACCCTCCGTCCTGCGATAAGCTATCGGCGCAGAACCGGTTGGCTACCTGCTACAGGCTCGGCTCGGTTAGCCAAGATACTCAGATATGTCTTTGGGACATAACGGAGGACGTTCTGCGCCAATCGTTCGGACGTGTCATCAAATCTGCCAATCATACCGGCGTCAA GGATGTGCTGGTAAATGGTACCGCGAACGGCATTGGCAGCGATGCCAAGGCTGATAAGTTTGGCAAAGCAGGCAAAGCCtcaacaggagcagcaacaggaaccgATACGGTGGACAATGTTAGCTTTAAACCCCAGTTAGCCACCCTACCAACGGTGGGCGCAGCAATCGGTAGCAATAGTGCGTAcggcggtggcaatggtggcacCATGAAACCGATCGGAAGCGGAGGCAGTAGTGCGTACGGTAACAACCTGAATTGTGATGATAAAGCTAATAGCGACAGTAGCAGTGATAAGGAATCGGTTGATAGTAAAATTATAAAGCGCGCCAACAGTGGTGCCACATCGGAAGACAGTATCGCGCCCGGTGGCAGcggtaccggtaccaccagcaccagcagcacgaaatCGTCCGTCGTGGCTGCTGTGATCGGTGGCAAGAAAGACAAGTCCACCGGCGAACGGAGTAAGGgcgcaggagcaggagccggAGACTCACAGAGCAACAGCGGCGGTCAGCATTCCAGCACGTTCAATTCAATAACGCAACGGTTGACGAGTCTCAGCTTTGGcaatagtggtggtggtggtggtggtggaggcggcggcggcggtgctggcagtggcagtagcaccagtagtggcagcggtggcagtaGCTGTGATAAGAATGACAAACCTAGCAAGTCGAacaccggtggcagtggcggaagcggcggcggcaagcGCAGTATCATAACGTTAGGCAGTAAATCTtttagcaacaacagcaacagcagcaacagcaatagcaacagtcTTAACAACAATCATGTTCTAAacagtaataataataataatcaaagTCTGCTCTCATCGTCCGGCTCGCCCTCCGGTAGCGGTGGaggcggaagcagcagcggcggcggcggcggaatgTCGAGCACGTTCTCCGCCCTGATGAGCTCATCGCTAAGCAAGAAGggtggcggaggaggaggaaccgcCGGGTCGGGTCTCATTGGTGGGTTTGCACCGTGCGGACGGATCGCGTCCTCGTACGATCCGATGAAGCTGATCGGCACGCCGGCCTGTCCCCGCTACGACGACTGTCCAGTATTAGAACCACTGATCTGCAAGAAGATTGCCCACGAGCGGCTGACGGCGCTTATCTTCCGCGAGGACTGCTTTCTCACCGCCTGCCAGGATGGTTTCGTGTATACGTGGGCGCGACCGGGCTTTGTT AATATTCCACAGCATTTATCTTCGACACCGTCGGCACCACCCGGGGGAACGGTAGTGTAA
- the LOC125948186 gene encoding uncharacterized protein LOC125948186 — translation MSSRKSRLSLATATPKDAKSPNTRHTPSRRAKTAAAAMTAGTPVVATNEQPPTADECPEVSPSQGADYSPIVPLTQDAFHAINGVSWEWNSPQRLHGQSRVRGSDSTQKHAGLQSRKTFKHSESPCGRIPKKATGYNKFISKLNLLLGKENLGDLGEATEPIAFEKEEQTPLEDEAIYLNDTPDLTLIHDPFAPDDVVPSGERKVAPDADDSDDDLFQDACIDTESKSHSEAHSDEAALDSEFDDSRLNSMLIAASQTIEQNLETVPPSTSAVLSVAEPAGATEGVTKVKPRFSVAPEMNDSDIDCFLVQASLMAEDKPSNRTQESCKAENVPTERIATKEPSLSASEGDNVHGTGSELTMSQEDIKALIEKKRQEALRRLQNSRMKRAMTNK, via the exons ATGAGCAGCCGAAAAAGTCGTCTCAGCTTGGCCACAGCAACGCCAAAAGATG CAAAATCACCAAACACAAGGCACACACCGTCGCGGAGAGCGAAAACCGCGGCGGCAGCTATGACCGCTGGTACACCCGTTGTGGCCACCAACGAACAGCCGCCAACCGCGGATGAATGTCCGGAAGTTTCGCCATCGCAGGGAGCCGACTATTCTCCTATCGTGCCTCTCACACAGGATGCATTCCACGCCATCAACGGTGTGTCGTGGGAGTGGAACAGTCCCCAGCGGCTGCACGGTCAGTCGCGGGTGCGGGGCAGCGATAGCACCCAGAAACATGCCGGCCTACAATCACGTAAAACTTTCAAACATTCCGAATCGCCCTGTGGCCGAATACCGAAGAAAGCAACTGGTTACAATAAGTTCATATCCAAGCTTAACCTTCTGCTCGGGAAGGAGAATTTGGGAGATCTTGGTGAGGCCACGGAACCGATTGCGTTTGAAAAGGAAGAACAGACACCCCTAGAAGATGAAGCGATCTATCTTAATGACACACCGGATCTTACGCTAATACACGATCCATTCGCGCCGGACGATGTGGTGCCGAGCGGCGAAAGAAAAGTGGCCCCAGATGCAGACGacagtgatgatgatctttTCCAGGATGCCTGTATCGATACGGAAAGCAAATCCCACAGTGAAGCTCATAGCGATGAGGCTGCCCTTGATTCGGAGTTTGACGATTCCAGGTTGAACAGTATGCTGATAGCAGCGAGTCAAACGATCGAGCAAAATCTAGAGACCGTACCACCATCAACGAGTGCAGTATTGTCCGTAGCAGAACCAGCAGGGGCTACCGAAGGTGTCACGAAAGTTAAGCCGCGTTTCAGCGTTGCCCCCGAAATGAACGACTCCGACATAGATTGTTTCCTGGTGCAAGCGTCATTGATGGCGGAAGATAAACCTAGCAACCGAACTCAGGAGTCGTGTAAAGCTGAAAATGTTCCTACCGAGCGCATCGCAACAAAGGAGCCCTCTTTGTCGGCAAGTGAAG GTGATAATGTCCACGGAACAGGCAGTGAGCTGACGATGTCGCAGGAAGATATAAAGGCGCTGATCGAGAAGAAGCGCCAAGAAGCGCTTCGCCGGTTACAGAACAGCCGAATGAAGCGAGCGATGACCAACAAGTGA
- the LOC125948162 gene encoding neuroendocrine convertase 2, with amino-acid sequence MLVKVCLLALFSLSCTTAGHGGTTFGAGSGGDVFTSSFLVRFRRSIDKQLVHDIASRNGFQNLGELPGSGGKEFHFKHSTLPLVRTRRSISHTRVLKQEPLIHTAVQQPGFKRVKRGFRHAVPLNYIPDKSGAVSSSSPYSSGIGSGVENIPTDPYFPFQWYLKNTGQNGGKAKLDLNVLAAWDQGITGKNITTAIMDDGVDYMHADLKFNYNAEASYDFSSNDPFPYPRYTDDWFNSHGTRCAGEVAAARDNGICGVGVAYDSKIAGIRMLDQPYMTDLIEANSMGHEPHKIHIYSASWGPTDDGKTVDGPRNATMRAIVQGVNEGRNGLGNIYVWASGDGGEEDDCNCDGYAASMWTISINSAINDGQNAHYDESCSSTLASTFSNGAKDPNTGVATTDLYGKCTTTHSGTSAAAPEAAGVFALALEANPTLSWRDMQHLTVLTSKRNSLFDAKNRFHWTMNGVGLEFNHLFGFGVLDAGAMVLLAKKWRTVPPRYHCEAGAITQLHQIPASGSVYLPIKTNACKDSDTEVRYLEHVQAVITANASRRGDLELFLTSPMGTRSMILSKRANDDDRRDGFTKWPFMTTHTWGEYPQGTWILEARFNSKESRSGWIKEFSLVLHGTKDPPYQTLSPASPHSKLAIVKKAHEDKDGN; translated from the exons ATGCTCGTCAAAGTATGCCTGCTGGCCTTGTTCAGCTTGAGCTGCACGACGGCCGGCCATGGTGGGACCACCTTCggtgctggtagtggcggCGATGTCTTTACCAGTTCCTTTCTGGTGCGCTTCAGGCGCAGCATCGATAAGCAGTTGGTGCACGATATTGCGTCCCGCAATGGATTCCAGAACCTTGGCGAG CTTCCTGGCAGCGGTGGCAAGGAGTTTCACTTCAAGCACAGCACCCTACCGTTGGTGCGCACCAGGCGAAGCATCTCACATACGCGCGTGCTAAAGCAGGAACCACTG ATTCACACGGCGGTGCAGCAGCCAGGATTCAAGCGTGTCAAGCGTGGTTTCCGTCATGCCGTCCCGCTCAACTACATACCGGACAAGTCCGGGGCggtatcgtcgtcatcaccgtaCAGCAGTGGCATTGGTAGCGGCGTCGAGAACATACCGACCGATCCAtactttccatttcaatgGTACTTGAAGAACACGGGCCAGAATGGTGGCAAAGCCAAGCTCGACCTGAACGTGCTGGCCGCGTGGGACCAGGGCATTACCGGCAAAAACATCACCACGGCCATCATGGACGACG GTGTTGATTATATGCATGCGGATCTGAAGTTCAACTAT AACGCTGAGGCGAGCTACGACTTTAGCAGTAACGATCCGTTCCCCTATCCACGGTATACGGATGATTGGTTTAACAG TCACGGTACGAGATGTGCCGGTGAGGTGGCGGCCGCACGAGATAATGGTATCTGTGGTGTCGGTGTGGCGTACGACTCGAAGATTGCCGGCATCCGGATGCTGGATCAACCGTACATGACGGATCTGATCGAGGCGAACTCGATGGGACACGAACCGCACAAGATCCACATCTACAGCGCATCCTGGGGTCCGACGGACGATGGCAAGACGGTCGATGGTCCACGGAACGCGACCATGCGAGCGATCGTACAGGGTGTGAACGAGGGCCGGAATGGGCTAGGTAATATCTACGTGTGGGCTtcgggtgatggtggcgaggaGGACGATTGCAATTGCGACGGGTACGCGGCATCGATGTGGACCATCTCTATCAACAGTGCCATCAACGATGGTCAGAATGCGCACTACGACGAAAGCTGCAGCTCGACGCTGGCCAGCACGTTCAGCAACGGTGCAAAGGATCCCAATACGGGTGTG GCAACTACTGATCTGTACGGGAAATGCACGACGACACATTCGGGCACGAGTGCTGCGGCACCGGAAGCGGCCGGTGTCTTTGCGCTAGCCCTGGAGGCAAA TCCTACCCTATCGTGGCGTGACATGCAACACCTGACCGTCCTGACCTCGAAGCGCAATTCACTGTTCGATGCCAAAAACCGGTTCCACTGGACGATGAACGGTGTGGGGCTCGAGTTTAACCATCTGTTCGGGTTCGGTGTGCTGGATGCCGGTGCTATGGTGCTGTTGGCGAAGAAATGGCGCACGGTTCCGCCGCGGTACCATTGCGAAGCAGGAGCCATCACACAGCTACA CCAAATACCAGCATCCGGATCGGTGTACTTGCCAATTAAAACGAATGCCTGCAAGGATTCGGACACGGAGGTGCGGTACCTTGAGCATGTACAGGCTGTCATTACGGCGAACGCCAGTAGGCGTGGAGATTTGGAGCTTTTCCTCACATCGCCCATGGGCACCAG ATCGATGATActgagcaagcgagcgaacgatgatgatcgtcggGATGGCTTCACAAAGTGGCCCTTCATGACGACGCACACGTGGGGCGAGTACCCACAGGGAACGTGGATACTGGAG GCACGATTTAACTCGAAGGAGAGCCGCTCCGGATGGATCAAGGAGTTCTCGCTGGTGTTGCATGGTACAAAGGATCCTCCGTACCAGACGCTATCACCAGCATCGCCGCACTCTAAGCTGGCCATTGTAAAGAAAGCTCACGAGGATAAGGATGGAAACTAA
- the LOC125948208 gene encoding exosome complex component RRP46, which yields MEQTLSLRRMICETNILSRSDCSAALSQGATQVMVSANGPAEVKLRNAESENAHLEVQYRSNAGLEDIQNRLVESLIKRSFVRVVASTAFPRSAVYVFVQEMTDKGGLLACCINATCLALITGGIELNFTVAAVHCIIDEDGNTILDPDSKQMKLARSSFTFVYDSIAKNTVTSYVYGSFTFDEYERVASVCKEAVDKIFNFYRKVSENITQVVTSDS from the exons ATGGAGCAAACCTTATCGTTACGTCGTATGATATGTGAGACCAACATACTATCCCGTTCCGATTGTTCAGCGGCACTCTCACAAG GTGCAACACAGGTGATGGTTTCTGCTAACGGACCAGCCGAGGTAAAGCTCAGAAATGCAGAATCAGAAAATGCGCACCTCGAGGTACAGTACCGCTCGAATGCTGGCCTGGAGGATATACAGAACCGCCTCGTGGAAAGCCTTATCAAACGATCGTTCGTCCGCGTGGTCGCCTCCACAGCTTTTCCCCGATCCGCGGTGTACGTTTTTGTGCAGGAGATGACCGATAAAGGAGGT CTACTGGCCTGTTGTATTAATGCGACCTGTCTGGCGTTGATTACCGGTGGGATCGAGCTGAACTTTACCGTTGCCGCCGTGCACTGTATCATCGACGAGGATGGTAACACGATCCTGGATCCGGACAGCAAACAGATGAAGCTAGCGCGGAGCTCGTTCACGTTCGTCTACGATAGCATTGCCAAAAACACCGTGACCTCGTACGTGTACGGTAGCTTCACGTTCGACGAGTATGAGCGCGTGGCATCGGTTTGCAAGGAAGCTGTGGataaaatttttaatttctatCGTAAAGTCTCCGAAAACATAACGCAAGTTGTCACTAGTGATAGCTaa